The DNA window TGTTCTAGCGTCCAGTTTTCAGCTTTGGCAGTGGCAATCAGGGCGATCGCACCTGCCCGCAAACCCGCCCCACAATGGACTAACACCGGCTTGGGCAAATCTTCCAGGGTTTCCAGTGCTTGGTTAACCAGCACTTCATCGGCAACGGAAGAATTGAGCCACACATGGGCATATTTCAGTCCGGCAGATTCGGCATGCTGCTGTTCATCGGGCAGGGAATTGGTTTCACCGGGCGATCGCAAATTCAACACCGACTTAAACCCGATTTTAGGAGCTTGCTGCAAATCTTCGGGGGATGGTTGTCCGGCGACACTCAAGTCTTCACTGACTTTCTTTGCT is part of the Kovacikia minuta CCNUW1 genome and encodes:
- a CDS encoding beta-lactamase hydrolase domain-containing protein; the protein is MEAKKVSEDLSVAGQPSPEDLQQAPKIGFKSVLNLRSPGETNSLPDEQQHAESAGLKYAHVWLNSSVADEVLVNQALETLEDLPKPVLVHCGAGLRAGAIALIATAKAENWTLEQLTQQAAAIGLQPEQPQLQQFIQQTYGKSER